A portion of the Pseudoxanthomonas sp. JBR18 genome contains these proteins:
- a CDS encoding lytic transglycosylase domain-containing protein, whose product MLALCLLAAAGGSCAAWAQSTDHPAPVGSAPADRLDGTLIYQQFRDGLAEPDCTPQASDAQWQRHFSRAPARLADESDDILPLFGYVVGAMRDADLPTEFALIPFVESGYHPGASSGNGPSGLWQFVSLTARNHGVRVRKGYDGRLSPVDSTQAAVRYLKTLHGMFGGNWRLAVMAYNAGENRVLQSLRKAGANASTARPAKLPGLSRVTYTYVQKLHALACSLEQAGTDPAWVGSLHRPVPRLQPLQLPPDFGTLAHWAQREGHDAGQLAGLNPALSRLHGFTGESLWVLAPAEDGVAPTITASDLVGAESDADLQADQQAPFLARRAQAPTATRSHTVARGDSIWSIAHRYGLRPQQLLQWNGLNAKSVIKPGMVLQLAAPSP is encoded by the coding sequence GTGCTCGCCCTCTGCCTGCTGGCGGCGGCTGGTGGCAGCTGCGCCGCGTGGGCACAGTCGACCGATCACCCTGCCCCGGTGGGCAGCGCGCCGGCCGACAGGCTGGACGGCACGCTGATCTACCAGCAGTTCCGGGACGGCCTGGCCGAGCCGGACTGCACGCCCCAGGCCAGTGATGCCCAGTGGCAACGGCATTTCAGCCGTGCCCCAGCGCGACTAGCCGACGAAAGCGACGATATTCTGCCGTTGTTCGGTTACGTGGTCGGCGCGATGCGCGATGCGGACCTGCCGACCGAGTTTGCCCTGATCCCGTTCGTGGAAAGCGGCTATCACCCTGGTGCCAGCAGCGGCAACGGCCCGTCGGGCCTGTGGCAGTTCGTCTCGCTGACCGCGCGCAACCATGGCGTGCGCGTGCGCAAGGGATATGACGGGAGACTGTCTCCGGTGGATTCGACCCAGGCGGCGGTGCGCTATCTCAAGACCCTGCACGGGATGTTCGGGGGCAACTGGCGCCTGGCCGTGATGGCCTACAACGCGGGCGAGAATCGGGTCCTGCAATCTCTGCGCAAGGCCGGGGCGAACGCCAGCACGGCACGCCCAGCCAAGCTGCCCGGACTGTCCCGGGTCACCTATACCTACGTGCAGAAGCTGCATGCCCTGGCCTGCAGCCTGGAGCAGGCCGGCACGGACCCCGCGTGGGTCGGGTCCCTGCACCGACCGGTGCCACGCCTGCAGCCGCTGCAGCTTCCCCCGGATTTCGGCACGCTGGCCCATTGGGCACAACGCGAAGGTCATGACGCCGGTCAGCTGGCCGGCCTGAACCCGGCACTGTCGCGGCTGCACGGTTTCACCGGTGAGTCGCTATGGGTGCTGGCCCCAGCCGAGGACGGCGTCGCGCCCACGATCACGGCCAGCGACCTGGTGGGCGCCGAATCCGACGCCGACCTGCAAGCCGACCAGCAGGCCCCTTTCCTCGCACGCCGTGCGCAGGCCCCGACCGCGACGCGCTCGCACACCGTGGCACGTGGCGATTCGATCTGGTCCATCGCCCATCGCTACGGCCTGCGTCCCCAGCAGTTGCTCCAGTGGAACGGACTCAACGCCAAGTCGGTCATCAAGCCGGGCATGGTCCTGCAGCTGGCGGCGCCGTCGCCCTGA
- the gloB gene encoding hydroxyacylglutathione hydrolase yields MPALTALTACSDNYIWVLEGEEGGAVIVDPGEAAPVLAAAQQGLRPAAILVTHHHDDHCGGVGALLAQWPDLPVIAADDERITTATHRVGNGEIVTAAGMAFRAIFVPGHTRSHVAFHRQETGGELFSGDTLFSLGCGRLFEGTPAQMLASLEALAALPDDTPVCCGHEYTQSNAAFALAVEPGNAALHARAREVDALRAQGRPTLPVTLATERATNPFLRVDVPEVRHAVDAWLGQAADSRVETFAGLRRWKDGFRA; encoded by the coding sequence ATGCCCGCACTCACCGCGCTCACCGCCTGTTCCGACAACTACATCTGGGTTCTGGAGGGAGAGGAAGGCGGCGCGGTCATCGTGGACCCGGGCGAGGCCGCGCCGGTGCTGGCCGCCGCCCAGCAGGGCCTGCGGCCGGCCGCCATCCTGGTGACCCACCACCATGACGATCACTGCGGCGGTGTCGGCGCGTTGCTAGCGCAGTGGCCTGACCTGCCTGTGATTGCCGCGGACGATGAACGCATCACCACTGCCACTCACCGGGTGGGCAATGGGGAAATCGTCACGGCGGCCGGCATGGCATTTCGCGCCATCTTCGTTCCCGGACACACGCGGAGCCACGTGGCCTTCCACCGCCAGGAGACAGGTGGCGAACTGTTTTCGGGTGACACCTTGTTCAGCCTCGGCTGCGGGCGGCTGTTCGAGGGGACGCCGGCGCAGATGCTGGCGTCACTGGAGGCCCTGGCCGCGCTGCCGGACGACACCCCGGTGTGCTGCGGGCACGAATACACCCAGTCGAACGCAGCCTTCGCCCTGGCGGTCGAACCCGGAAATGCCGCCCTGCATGCCCGCGCACGCGAGGTCGATGCACTGCGTGCGCAGGGGCGGCCCACACTTCCGGTGACTCTGGCCACCGAGCGCGCGACCAACCCGTTCCTGCGGGTGGATGTCCCCGAGGTCAGGCACGCGGTCGACGCATGGCTGGGCCAGGCTGCGGACAGCCGCGTGGAGACCTTTGCCGGCCTGCGCCGATGGAAGGACGGCTTTCGCGCATGA
- a CDS encoding methyltransferase domain-containing protein: MPATASHRQPEPLAWFGTADGQRLLAAEQQRIAAILAAKAAAPTLWLHPGGGAGVSVVAADVTLRARPGGFDGPLRCGPSLPLASDSFSAVVLQHVPENGVRGVLAECARVLEPGGRLWMFALNPVSPYRLRWRRTGLSIRGPGRWRRNLEDAGLDCSQHPPQWLGPAWRGNGSGSAPSMMRAVCLLQADKRGPDLILRPSRPPRWQGGAVPA, encoded by the coding sequence ATGCCTGCCACCGCCTCCCACCGTCAACCCGAGCCCCTCGCATGGTTCGGGACCGCCGATGGTCAACGCCTGCTGGCGGCCGAACAGCAGCGGATCGCCGCGATCCTGGCCGCCAAGGCCGCCGCGCCGACGCTGTGGTTGCATCCGGGCGGCGGCGCCGGCGTCTCGGTGGTGGCCGCCGATGTGACCCTGCGGGCCCGGCCCGGTGGGTTCGACGGCCCGCTGCGATGTGGACCTTCGCTCCCGCTGGCCTCGGATAGCTTCAGCGCGGTGGTGCTGCAGCACGTGCCCGAAAATGGGGTTCGCGGGGTGTTGGCCGAATGCGCCCGCGTGCTCGAGCCTGGCGGCCGCCTATGGATGTTCGCACTCAACCCGGTCAGTCCCTACCGGCTGCGCTGGCGCCGCACGGGCCTGTCGATCCGTGGCCCCGGGCGCTGGCGGCGCAACCTGGAGGACGCCGGGCTGGATTGCAGCCAGCACCCGCCGCAGTGGCTGGGGCCTGCCTGGCGCGGCAACGGAAGCGGCAGCGCGCCGTCCATGATGCGTGCGGTCTGCCTGCTGCAGGCCGACAAGCGCGGTCCGGACCTGATCCTCAGGCCGAGCCGCCCGCCGCGCTGGCAGGGTGGCGCGGTGCCGGCATGA
- a CDS encoding MBL fold metallo-hydrolase: protein MAWTLRFQGVGNASAVELGSAMATLERDGAPWLTIDCGSEGLEAFIGHYGHAPSAVFVTHTHLDHVGGFERLFGSAYFNPQRRGHVLLYVPAPIVPLLHQRVAEYPNVLAEGGANFWDAFRLVPVGEAFWHDGVRLEVFPVRHHWPQTAFGLRLPGSVVWTGDTRPIPEVLARYADADELIAHDCALHGNPSHSGIDDLEREYPPGLLARCVLYHHASAADAQALAGRGHHVALPGQVLALRDPRTARISI, encoded by the coding sequence ATGGCCTGGACACTGCGGTTCCAGGGCGTCGGCAATGCGTCGGCAGTGGAACTGGGGTCTGCTATGGCGACTCTGGAACGCGACGGCGCCCCGTGGCTGACGATCGACTGCGGCAGTGAGGGCCTGGAGGCTTTCATCGGCCACTACGGCCATGCGCCTTCGGCGGTGTTCGTCACCCACACCCATCTGGACCACGTGGGGGGCTTCGAGCGGCTGTTTGGCAGCGCCTACTTCAATCCGCAGCGGCGCGGCCACGTGCTGCTCTACGTCCCGGCGCCGATCGTGCCGCTGCTCCACCAGCGCGTGGCGGAATATCCCAACGTCCTGGCCGAGGGCGGGGCGAACTTCTGGGATGCCTTCCGGCTGGTGCCGGTGGGGGAGGCGTTCTGGCACGACGGGGTGCGGCTGGAGGTGTTCCCGGTGCGTCATCACTGGCCGCAGACGGCTTTCGGCCTGCGCCTGCCGGGTTCGGTGGTCTGGACCGGGGATACGCGCCCCATCCCGGAAGTCCTCGCCCGTTATGCCGATGCCGACGAGCTCATCGCCCATGACTGCGCCCTGCACGGCAATCCCTCGCACAGCGGCATCGATGACCTGGAGCGTGAATACCCGCCTGGCCTGCTGGCGCGGTGCGTGCTGTACCACCACGCCAGTGCCGCCGATGCGCAGGCGCTGGCCGGACGTGGTCACCACGTGGCGTTGCCGGGGCAGGTGCTAGCCTTGCGCGATCCAAGGACCGCCCGCATCTCGATCTGA
- a CDS encoding 3-deoxy-D-manno-octulosonic acid kinase, which yields MAAFDATEVLVPYREERGYGAILFDRQRLRQADAQWLDPAYWGERARPVESGGRGGAWFIDAPFGPSLLRLYLRGGMAASLSTDRYLWRGANRTRSFAEFRLTRELHAKGLPVPGPYVASYLRDGMTYRAALLMERLPEVRSLADRFQVAGSDAPLEEAGRLIARFHRAGLDHADLNAHNILFDPQGRGWLIDFDRGVLRIPATRWREANLSRLRRSLIKLRGERSVEEAGYDFARLRRAYDRAWEQGF from the coding sequence ATGGCCGCTTTTGACGCGACGGAAGTTCTGGTGCCGTACCGCGAAGAGCGCGGCTACGGGGCAATTCTGTTCGACCGCCAGCGGCTGCGGCAAGCCGACGCCCAATGGCTGGACCCAGCCTACTGGGGCGAGCGAGCACGCCCGGTGGAAAGTGGGGGGCGCGGCGGCGCCTGGTTCATCGACGCGCCCTTCGGACCGAGCCTGCTGCGGCTCTATCTGCGCGGGGGCATGGCCGCCAGCCTCAGTACAGACCGCTACCTGTGGCGGGGCGCCAACCGCACCCGCAGCTTCGCCGAGTTCCGCCTGACCCGCGAATTGCATGCCAAGGGCTTGCCGGTGCCGGGGCCCTACGTGGCCAGCTACTTGCGCGATGGCATGACCTATCGCGCCGCGCTGCTGATGGAGCGCCTGCCGGAAGTGCGCTCGCTGGCCGACCGGTTCCAGGTGGCGGGCAGCGACGCCCCGCTGGAGGAAGCCGGGCGGCTGATCGCGCGCTTTCATCGCGCCGGGCTGGACCATGCCGACCTCAATGCGCACAACATCCTGTTCGATCCGCAGGGACGGGGCTGGTTGATCGACTTCGACCGTGGCGTGTTGCGTATTCCCGCCACGCGCTGGCGCGAGGCCAACCTGTCGCGACTGCGCCGGTCCCTGATCAAGCTGCGCGGCGAGCGCAGCGTGGAGGAGGCCGGCTACGACTTCGCCCGCCTGCGCCGGGCCTACGACCGTGCCTGGGAGCAGGGCTTCTAG
- a CDS encoding DUF6165 family protein has translation MSEILTPVSYGELLDKISILQIKSERMRDPDKLANVRKELSALEKTWMAHPAAVQDVAKLRADLKAVNERLWVIEDDIRVKEKAQAFDEEFIRLARSVYFENDTRARIKKDINVALGSAYVEEKSYEDYASGAAAP, from the coding sequence ATGTCCGAGATCCTGACCCCCGTTTCCTACGGCGAGCTGCTCGACAAGATCTCCATCCTGCAGATCAAGTCCGAGCGCATGCGCGACCCGGACAAGCTGGCCAACGTGCGCAAGGAGCTGTCCGCCCTGGAGAAGACCTGGATGGCCCATCCGGCCGCCGTCCAGGACGTGGCCAAGCTGCGTGCCGACCTGAAGGCCGTCAACGAGCGCCTGTGGGTGATCGAGGACGACATCCGCGTCAAGGAGAAGGCCCAGGCCTTCGACGAGGAGTTCATCCGCCTGGCGCGCAGCGTGTACTTCGAGAACGACACTCGCGCGCGGATCAAGAAGGACATCAACGTGGCGCTGGGTTCGGCCTACGTGGAGGAGAAGTCCTACGAGGATTATGCCTCCGGGGCTGCCGCACCCTAG
- the rnhA gene encoding ribonuclease HI, protein MKQITINSDGSCLGNPGPGGWGALLRYGKIERELSGGEAHTTNNRMELMAAIMALEALTEPCQVTLITDSQYVRQGITEWLPGWIRKNWKTAGGGAVKNRELWERLQAATQRHQIDWRWVKGHSGNADNERVDVLARDAAIAVRDGATA, encoded by the coding sequence ATGAAGCAGATCACCATTAACTCCGACGGCTCCTGCCTCGGCAATCCGGGGCCCGGCGGCTGGGGCGCGCTGCTGCGCTACGGCAAGATCGAGCGCGAACTTTCCGGCGGCGAGGCGCACACGACCAACAACCGCATGGAGCTGATGGCAGCGATCATGGCGCTGGAGGCCCTGACCGAGCCCTGCCAGGTGACCTTGATCACCGATTCCCAATACGTGCGCCAGGGCATCACCGAATGGTTGCCCGGCTGGATCCGCAAGAACTGGAAGACGGCCGGCGGCGGCGCGGTCAAGAATCGCGAGCTTTGGGAGCGTCTGCAGGCCGCCACCCAGCGCCACCAGATCGACTGGCGCTGGGTGAAAGGGCACTCGGGCAATGCCGACAACGAGCGTGTCGACGTGCTGGCACGCGATGCCGCCATCGCGGTGCGTGATGGCGCTACCGCGTGA
- a CDS encoding GNAT family N-acetyltransferase: MSAFGDEDTLALQTARLALHYPTGSARDVALMLAVMNDAEFIAHVRDSGVRDLDAAHRALQLGPMAYRASNGLGLCRVVEAASDRDIGQIGLVTREGLPAPDLGYAFLPGARGRGYATEAGRAVLKHARQVLRLPRVLALVAPDNTASLAVLDRLGFTFETMTQLSGVDHVLRQYSITLHEER; this comes from the coding sequence GTGAGTGCGTTCGGCGACGAGGACACCCTGGCGCTGCAGACTGCACGCCTGGCCCTGCACTACCCGACCGGCAGCGCGCGTGATGTCGCGCTGATGCTGGCGGTGATGAACGATGCAGAGTTCATCGCCCATGTGCGTGACAGCGGCGTGCGCGACCTAGACGCCGCCCATCGTGCCTTGCAGCTTGGTCCCATGGCCTATCGCGCCAGCAACGGACTGGGTCTGTGCCGGGTGGTCGAGGCCGCCAGCGATCGCGATATCGGCCAGATCGGCCTGGTCACGCGCGAGGGGTTACCGGCGCCGGACCTGGGTTACGCCTTTCTGCCCGGTGCGCGCGGGCGAGGCTATGCGACGGAAGCCGGACGTGCGGTGCTGAAGCATGCGCGCCAAGTGCTGCGGCTACCGCGCGTGTTGGCGCTGGTGGCGCCTGACAACACCGCCTCGCTGGCGGTCCTGGACCGATTGGGCTTCACCTTTGAGACAATGACCCAGCTGTCGGGCGTGGACCACGTCCTGCGGCAGTATTCCATCACGCTGCACGAGGAGCGCTAG
- the dnaQ gene encoding DNA polymerase III subunit epsilon: MRQIILDTETTGLEWKKGNRVVEIGCVELIERRPSGRNFHKYLKPDCAFEPGAQEVTGLTLEFLADKPDFTEVVEEFLDYIRGAEVIIHNAAFDVGFLDNELVLAGPQHGRMTDHCTVIDTLAMAREQFPGQRNSLDALCKRLGVDNTHRHLHGGLLDAQILADVYIALTSGQEEIGFGLPQDGQARAEPVRHAFDASNVGLRARVMPTPAELEAHAARLEKLRSKGGGTCLWDVVEAPAVAQTLQPA; this comes from the coding sequence ATGCGCCAGATCATCCTGGATACAGAGACCACCGGCCTGGAATGGAAGAAGGGCAACCGGGTCGTGGAAATCGGCTGCGTGGAGTTGATCGAGCGCCGGCCCAGCGGTCGTAATTTCCACAAGTACCTCAAGCCGGACTGCGCGTTCGAGCCCGGTGCGCAGGAGGTCACGGGACTGACCCTGGAGTTCCTGGCCGACAAGCCGGACTTCACCGAAGTGGTCGAGGAGTTCCTGGACTACATCCGCGGCGCGGAAGTGATCATCCACAACGCGGCCTTCGACGTGGGTTTCCTGGACAACGAGCTGGTGCTGGCCGGCCCGCAGCACGGCCGCATGACCGATCACTGCACGGTCATCGATACCCTGGCCATGGCGCGCGAGCAGTTCCCGGGGCAGCGCAATTCGCTGGACGCGCTATGCAAGCGGCTGGGCGTGGACAACACCCACCGGCACCTGCATGGCGGCCTGCTCGACGCCCAGATCCTGGCCGATGTCTATATCGCGCTGACGTCTGGGCAGGAGGAGATCGGCTTCGGCCTGCCGCAGGACGGACAGGCGCGTGCCGAGCCGGTGCGCCATGCCTTCGATGCCAGCAATGTCGGCCTGCGCGCCCGGGTCATGCCCACACCGGCCGAACTTGAAGCCCACGCCGCTCGGCTTGAGAAGCTCCGGTCCAAGGGGGGCGGCACCTGCCTGTGGGACGTGGTGGAAGCCCCCGCAGTGGCGCAGACGTTGCAGCCGGCCTGA
- a CDS encoding PP2C family serine/threonine-protein phosphatase — MIEFGHLSHVGLRRALNEDTYYGDTELGLWLVADGMGGHACGEVASALARETIVREIRQGKSLGQAIRVADEEIIRTSRRRNDSLPMGTTVVAARVHGNRFEVAWVGDSRAYLWRDGQLAQLSQDHSYVQELIAQGALTSEQARSHPHRNVVTQALGVTDPAQLNVETLTGELRPGMQLLLCSDGLTEEVDDRGIADTLRQDDCSAQECVDTLIAAALDGGGSDNVTAILVRCS; from the coding sequence ATGATCGAGTTCGGACACCTCAGCCATGTCGGCCTGCGGCGCGCCCTCAACGAAGACACCTATTACGGCGACACCGAGCTCGGGCTCTGGCTGGTCGCCGACGGAATGGGCGGGCACGCCTGTGGGGAAGTGGCCAGCGCCCTAGCCCGCGAAACCATTGTGCGCGAGATTCGCCAAGGCAAGTCGCTCGGGCAGGCCATCCGTGTGGCGGATGAGGAAATCATTCGGACCTCGCGGCGCCGTAACGACTCCCTGCCGATGGGCACCACCGTGGTCGCTGCGCGGGTCCATGGCAACCGCTTCGAGGTGGCCTGGGTCGGCGACAGCCGCGCCTACCTGTGGCGCGATGGTCAGTTGGCCCAGCTCAGCCAGGACCACAGCTACGTGCAGGAGCTGATTGCCCAGGGCGCCCTGACCAGCGAGCAGGCGCGCTCCCACCCGCACCGCAACGTGGTCACCCAGGCCCTGGGCGTCACCGATCCGGCCCAGCTCAACGTGGAAACCCTCACCGGCGAGCTGCGCCCAGGCATGCAGCTGCTGCTGTGCAGCGACGGCCTGACCGAGGAAGTGGACGACCGCGGCATCGCCGACACCCTGCGCCAGGACGACTGCAGTGCGCAGGAGTGCGTCGATACGCTCATTGCCGCCGCGCTCGATGGCGGCGGCTCGGACAACGTCACCGCCATCCTGGTGCGCTGCAGCTGA
- a CDS encoding glycosyltransferase family 9 protein: MSNAPESLCLLRLSALGDVTHVVPLVRTLQRAWPQLELDWIIDGGGRKLLEGLPGVRFHVYDKKTGLAGMRALRDTLPGRFDALLQMQVAFRANVLSALVPARRRIGYDRGRSKDLHGLFINERIADRPGIHVLDAIGSFCEPLGLKQDAVIWDLPVPDEAWGWAAAQWPQDDQSVLMISPCSSHVRRNWYADRYAALADHAIDQGWRVVLCGGRSALERETADAIAAQMRGPVLDLVGKDTLKQLPALLARANLVVTPDSGPMHIANAMGTKVLGLHAASNPRRSGPYSDVRYCVDRYDDAARKFLGKPASALKWGTKIEFDEVMQLVTTEDAIAAFERYRADAQR, from the coding sequence TTGTCCAACGCTCCTGAGTCCTTGTGCCTGCTGCGCCTGTCCGCGCTGGGCGATGTCACCCATGTCGTGCCACTGGTGCGGACCCTGCAGCGCGCCTGGCCGCAGCTCGAACTGGACTGGATCATCGACGGCGGCGGCCGCAAGCTGCTCGAAGGGCTACCAGGTGTGCGCTTCCACGTCTACGACAAGAAGACCGGGCTGGCCGGCATGCGCGCCCTGCGCGACACCCTGCCCGGACGCTTCGACGCCCTGCTGCAGATGCAGGTCGCCTTCCGGGCCAACGTGTTGTCGGCCCTCGTGCCGGCGCGTCGGCGCATCGGCTACGACCGCGGCCGTTCCAAGGACCTGCATGGGCTTTTCATCAACGAGCGCATCGCCGACCGCCCCGGCATCCATGTGCTCGATGCCATCGGCAGTTTCTGCGAACCGCTGGGCCTGAAGCAGGACGCGGTGATCTGGGACCTGCCGGTGCCGGACGAGGCCTGGGGCTGGGCTGCGGCGCAGTGGCCACAGGACGACCAGTCCGTGCTGATGATCTCGCCCTGCTCCAGTCATGTCCGGCGCAATTGGTATGCCGACCGCTATGCCGCGCTGGCCGACCACGCCATCGACCAGGGCTGGCGCGTGGTGCTGTGCGGTGGCCGCAGCGCGCTGGAGCGCGAGACGGCCGACGCCATCGCCGCGCAGATGCGCGGCCCGGTGCTGGACCTGGTGGGCAAGGACACGCTCAAGCAGCTGCCAGCGCTGCTGGCCCGCGCCAATCTGGTGGTCACGCCCGACTCCGGGCCGATGCACATCGCCAATGCCATGGGGACCAAGGTGCTGGGGCTGCACGCGGCCAGCAACCCGCGCCGCAGCGGCCCGTATTCGGACGTGCGCTACTGCGTGGACCGCTACGACGACGCAGCGCGCAAGTTCCTGGGCAAACCGGCCAGCGCGCTCAAGTGGGGGACCAAGATCGAATTCGACGAGGTGATGCAGCTGGTCACGACCGAGGACGCGATCGCCGCCTTCGAGCGCTATCGCGCCGACGCGCAGCGCTGA
- the moaA gene encoding GTP 3',8-cyclase MoaA, with protein sequence MNARLRPLELPLDQRGRPLRDLRLSVIEACNFRCGYCMPAERVPDDYGFDSATRMSFDEIETLVRGFAKVGVNKLRITGGEPLLRKDLPALIARLAQVPGIEDLALTTNGSLLARHARALHQAGLRRITVSLDALEPARFAQMSGGRGQIGAVLEGIETAVAAGFSSLKLNCVVQRGVNEDQVLPLVEYFRGSGHVLRFIEFMDVGTCNDWRAGQVVPSSELRDRVHARWPLHPLDAHYRGEVAERHAFDDGGGEIGFVSSVTAPFCGDCHRARVSADGQLYTCLFSGASTDLRPALAQGEDGLAEHVGGLWSRRADRYSEIRGQAAQPPRKRVEMFLIGG encoded by the coding sequence ATGAACGCCCGCCTGCGCCCGCTCGAACTGCCGCTGGACCAGCGCGGCCGGCCGCTGCGCGACCTGCGGCTGTCGGTCATCGAGGCCTGCAACTTCCGCTGTGGCTACTGCATGCCGGCCGAGCGGGTGCCGGATGACTACGGATTCGACAGCGCCACGCGCATGAGTTTCGATGAGATCGAAACGCTGGTGCGCGGATTCGCCAAGGTGGGCGTCAACAAGCTGCGCATCACCGGTGGCGAGCCCCTGCTGCGCAAGGACCTGCCCGCGCTCATCGCCCGCCTGGCACAGGTGCCGGGCATCGAAGACCTGGCCCTGACCACCAACGGCTCGCTGCTGGCGCGGCATGCACGCGCGCTGCACCAGGCCGGACTGCGCCGCATCACCGTGAGCCTGGACGCGCTGGAGCCGGCGCGGTTCGCGCAGATGTCCGGGGGCCGTGGGCAGATCGGGGCGGTGCTGGAGGGGATCGAAACGGCCGTGGCGGCGGGTTTTTCCAGCCTGAAGCTCAATTGCGTGGTGCAACGCGGCGTCAACGAGGACCAGGTGCTGCCCCTGGTCGAGTATTTCCGGGGCAGCGGCCACGTGCTGCGGTTCATCGAGTTCATGGATGTGGGCACCTGCAACGACTGGCGTGCCGGCCAGGTCGTGCCTTCGTCCGAGCTGCGCGATCGCGTCCATGCGCGCTGGCCGCTGCACCCGCTCGACGCGCACTATCGCGGCGAAGTGGCCGAGCGCCACGCCTTCGACGACGGTGGCGGCGAAATCGGCTTCGTGTCCTCCGTGACCGCGCCGTTCTGCGGTGACTGCCACCGCGCACGCGTCTCGGCCGATGGGCAGCTCTATACCTGCCTGTTCTCAGGCGCCAGCACCGACCTGCGTCCCGCGCTGGCGCAGGGAGAAGACGGGCTGGCCGAGCACGTCGGCGGCTTGTGGTCCCGGCGCGCCGACCGCTACAGCGAGATCCGCGGCCAGGCCGCGCAGCCGCCACGCAAGCGCGTGGAAATGTTTCTGATCGGGGGTTGA